The following coding sequences are from one Treponema parvum window:
- a CDS encoding pseudouridine synthase, with translation MASNVERLDRFLANNFFGTRKDVKKIIRSGAVEINCKVVTDCSFHLDPLKDKVCVENEPVFAREFVYLMMNKTAGYVSAKSDKRYKTVFDLLDERFRSAKEFDALHTVGRLDLDTEGLLLFTTDGSLTHFLISPKSHIDKTYLVFLKEKMTTAEKSECINRFADGIHIEGEDNEDEADCAPAKAEFIEKEKALMLADSEAALASDAHEFSLLTIHEGKYHQVKRMFCALSNKVVYLKRLSIGNLNLDPFLKPGEYRELTAEEAEFLKSCSIKKSCGTE, from the coding sequence ATGGCGTCAAACGTTGAACGGCTGGACAGGTTTTTAGCTAATAATTTTTTCGGCACCCGTAAAGACGTAAAAAAAATTATCCGTTCCGGCGCAGTCGAAATAAACTGTAAGGTCGTTACGGATTGTTCTTTTCATCTGGATCCTTTAAAAGACAAAGTCTGTGTTGAAAACGAGCCTGTTTTTGCAAGAGAATTCGTTTATCTTATGATGAATAAGACAGCTGGTTACGTAAGCGCTAAAAGCGATAAAAGATACAAGACCGTATTCGATCTGCTTGACGAAAGATTCCGCAGCGCTAAAGAATTTGACGCCCTTCACACCGTCGGGCGGCTGGACCTGGACACGGAAGGTCTTTTACTCTTTACGACCGACGGAAGTCTCACTCATTTTCTTATTTCACCCAAATCGCATATAGACAAAACTTATTTGGTTTTTCTCAAAGAAAAAATGACGACCGCAGAAAAATCGGAGTGTATAAATCGTTTTGCAGACGGCATACACATCGAAGGCGAAGACAATGAAGACGAGGCTGATTGCGCTCCGGCAAAGGCGGAATTTATTGAAAAAGAAAAAGCTCTCATGCTTGCCGACAGCGAAGCGGCTTTAGCTTCGGATGCTCATGAATTTTCTTTGCTTACGATCCACGAAGGAAAATATCACCAGGTAAAACGTATGTTTTGTGCGCTTTCCAACAAGGTTGTCTATCTTAAGCGCCTTTCAATAGGCAATCTTAATCTTGATCCTTTTCTTAAACCGGGCGAATATCGAGAGTTGACCGCGGAAGAAGCGGAGTTCTTAAAGTCTTGCAGCATAAAAAAATCGTGCGGCACGGAATAA
- the map gene encoding type I methionyl aminopeptidase: protein MIRLKNDKEIEGIRKSCRLLADMFKVVIPEVKEGISTKRIDDLCKHFILDNGGKPAWYQENFPGAACVSVNEEVIHGVPSHKKIVRDGDIVSIDVGINLNGFISDSSHTVMVGNVRPQVKKLVEVTRECLAAGIAACIAGNRIHDISKAVYDIAQRHGYGVVYEYCGHGVGLDVHEDPNIPNVPGGGANPRIQPGMVLAIEPMINLGTADVILDEKTGWTVATADGLPSAHEEHTVAVFSDHTEILSDLGL from the coding sequence GTGATCCGTTTAAAAAATGATAAGGAAATCGAAGGCATACGTAAATCCTGCCGTCTGCTTGCAGACATGTTCAAAGTTGTCATACCTGAAGTTAAAGAAGGAATTTCAACGAAGAGGATCGACGATCTGTGCAAACATTTTATCCTTGACAATGGGGGAAAACCTGCATGGTATCAGGAAAATTTTCCCGGGGCTGCATGTGTAAGCGTAAATGAGGAAGTTATTCACGGAGTGCCGTCGCATAAAAAGATTGTTCGCGACGGCGACATTGTTTCAATAGACGTGGGTATAAATTTAAACGGCTTTATAAGCGATTCGTCGCATACCGTTATGGTGGGAAACGTAAGGCCGCAGGTAAAAAAACTTGTGGAAGTTACGAGAGAATGCCTTGCCGCAGGAATCGCCGCCTGTATCGCAGGCAACAGAATCCATGACATCTCAAAAGCCGTATACGATATTGCGCAGAGACACGGCTACGGAGTAGTTTACGAATACTGCGGTCACGGCGTCGGACTTGACGTTCACGAAGATCCGAACATTCCGAACGTTCCGGGAGGAGGGGCGAACCCGCGCATTCAGCCGGGAATGGTGCTTGCAATTGAACCCATGATAAATCTTGGGACTGCTGACGTTATTCTTGATGAAAAAACCGGCTGGACGGTCGCCACGGCTGACGGCCTTCCGTCTGCGCATGAAGAACATACTGTCGCAGTTTTTTCCGATCACACTGAAATTTTGTCGGACTTGGGATTATAA
- a CDS encoding KamA family radical SAM protein, translating to MTNSPTENKMPLLVSSHYKLILKRLSDAEEEEYLKAMRRQIFPSDKEDSVLPYEISDPLGACKFQVTKRAVHQYKNRILLLTTGKCFSNCRYCFRRDSSIRGEGFIPTEEIENVCAYVKNHPEVQEILLSGGDCLTASDNELFDLIGSLRSTRASPTNTCCPDELLIRICTRAPVFAPERFTSSLISMLQSLRPLWLIPHINHPAEIDPKYSPETVLVLKRLIDSGIPVQSQTVLLRGVNDSVEILSKLFHGLTLLGVRPGYLFQGDLVPGTAHFRVPIEKGISLYEKLRKELSGLSTPVYAVDLPGGGGKINLLRFASDLTHFQIIKGKKDYKIKDEDGNVWSYPIE from the coding sequence ATGACCAACTCCCCGACTGAAAACAAAATGCCTCTTCTTGTTTCATCGCATTATAAACTCATTTTAAAGCGGTTATCCGATGCGGAAGAAGAAGAATACCTTAAGGCTATGCGGCGGCAGATTTTTCCTTCGGATAAAGAAGACTCTGTCTTGCCTTATGAAATTTCAGATCCGCTCGGCGCATGCAAATTTCAAGTGACAAAACGTGCTGTGCATCAATATAAAAATCGAATACTTTTGCTTACCACAGGAAAATGTTTTTCAAATTGCCGTTATTGTTTTCGCAGGGATTCTTCGATAAGGGGCGAAGGTTTTATTCCCACCGAAGAAATCGAAAATGTGTGCGCCTATGTCAAAAATCATCCTGAAGTGCAGGAAATTCTGCTTTCAGGCGGCGATTGTCTTACCGCTAGTGACAATGAACTTTTTGATCTCATCGGTTCGCTGCGCTCGACGAGGGCTTCGCCGACTAATACTTGCTGTCCCGACGAACTTCTTATCCGCATATGCACCCGCGCCCCCGTTTTTGCGCCGGAACGTTTTACTTCTTCTTTGATCTCCATGCTTCAAAGTTTAAGACCTCTGTGGCTCATTCCTCACATAAATCACCCAGCTGAAATAGATCCCAAATACTCGCCTGAAACCGTCCTTGTACTGAAAAGGCTTATAGATTCGGGAATTCCGGTACAGTCTCAAACGGTTTTACTACGCGGTGTAAACGACAGTGTGGAAATTCTTTCAAAACTTTTTCACGGACTTACTCTGCTTGGCGTCCGTCCCGGCTATTTGTTTCAGGGCGACTTGGTTCCCGGAACGGCGCATTTCCGTGTGCCGATAGAAAAAGGAATCTCATTGTATGAAAAACTTCGTAAAGAGTTGTCAGGACTTTCTACTCCCGTCTATGCCGTTGATTTACCGGGCGGCGGCGGCAAGATAAATTTGCTCCGTTTTGCTTCCGATCTTACGCATTTTCAGATTATAAAGGGCAAAAAAGATTATAAAATAAAAGATGAGGACGGCAATGTCTGGTCTTATCCTATAGAATGA
- the thrH gene encoding bifunctional phosphoserine phosphatase/homoserine phosphotransferase ThrH, producing the protein MFVTCLDLEGVLVPEIWIAFSEETGIPELKRTTRDEPDYDKLMKFRLTILKEKGLGLKEIQATIQKIDPLKGAVEFMDELRSFAQVIILSDTFTQFAWPLMKKLGYPTIFCNTLTVAPDGEITGYKLRKANGKYETVRALQTAGFDTIAAGDSFNDLAMIKASKAGFLFRSTEKIIAENPEIPAFTQYGDLLKAIKNTIKE; encoded by the coding sequence ATGTTTGTAACTTGTCTTGACCTCGAAGGCGTTTTGGTGCCGGAAATTTGGATAGCTTTTTCGGAAGAAACGGGAATTCCCGAACTCAAGCGAACTACCCGCGACGAGCCGGATTACGATAAATTAATGAAGTTCCGTCTTACAATTTTAAAAGAAAAAGGTTTGGGACTGAAAGAAATTCAGGCGACGATTCAAAAAATAGATCCTTTAAAAGGCGCAGTTGAATTTATGGACGAACTCAGAAGTTTCGCACAAGTGATAATATTGAGCGACACTTTTACACAGTTCGCATGGCCGCTGATGAAAAAACTGGGATACCCGACGATCTTCTGCAACACTCTTACGGTTGCTCCCGACGGCGAAATAACCGGCTATAAACTTAGAAAAGCGAACGGTAAATATGAAACAGTGAGAGCGCTGCAGACTGCCGGTTTTGACACGATCGCCGCAGGGGATTCTTTTAACGACCTCGCTATGATCAAGGCCTCCAAGGCGGGCTTTTTATTCCGCTCTACGGAAAAGATCATTGCCGAAAATCCCGAAATTCCCGCATTTACGCAATACGGCGACCTTCTTAAAGCTATAAAAAATACGATAAAAGAATGA
- a CDS encoding type II toxin-antitoxin system RelB/DinJ family antitoxin, which produces MTTISAKITYDDKISFERICDSMGINISSAINSFVKATIRENGLPFALKASEDPYIYSEENMKYLRKSINQIENGIGQIHELKEID; this is translated from the coding sequence ATGACTACAATATCAGCAAAAATTACATATGATGATAAAATAAGTTTTGAGCGGATATGTGATTCTATGGGAATCAATATTTCTTCGGCTATAAATTCTTTTGTAAAGGCAACAATTCGGGAAAATGGTCTGCCCTTTGCACTGAAAGCATCCGAAGATCCATATATTTATTCGGAAGAAAATATGAAATATTTGCGTAAAAGTATAAATCAGATTGAAAACGGAATAGGTCAAATTCATGAATTGAAGGAAATTGATTGA
- a CDS encoding Txe/YoeB family addiction module toxin, whose protein sequence is MVKVWSDIAWKDYCELFNKHQQKLIKTTHDLIKDIERNGIDKGKGEPEPLKHELSGYWSRRMDTANRLVYKVEDNKLYIVQCGTHYHK, encoded by the coding sequence ATGGTAAAAGTTTGGTCTGATATTGCATGGAAAGATTATTGTGAACTTTTTAATAAGCATCAACAAAAATTGATAAAAACTACGCATGATTTAATTAAAGATATTGAAAGAAATGGCATTGATAAAGGGAAAGGCGAACCTGAGCCGTTAAAGCATGAATTATCAGGGTATTGGAGCAGAAGAATGGATACGGCAAACCGGCTTGTATATAAAGTTGAAGATAATAAATTATATATTGTTCAGTGCGGTACCCATTATCATAAATAA
- a CDS encoding citrate/2-methylcitrate synthase: MELLLKKKNAELLKKFSVLSEKNSPINPDLYEKYDVKRGLRYANGTGVCVGLTRIGDVVGYEIVNGKKVAVPGKLLYRGYDVIDIIKDAEKHKQFGYAQCVYLLLFGELPTQKQLDEFSGLLGSIRNLPSNFTEDMIMKAPSSDIMNKMARGVLASYSYDPDPENRSLENVLRQCLELISRFSSLAAYAYQAKRRFYDGKSMYIHNTKAGLSTAENFLRLIRNDKEYTPLEAHMLDLSLIVHAEHGGGNNSSLTVHVVSSTDTDTYSAIAAAVGSLKGRRHGGANIRVMEMMDDIKANVKDWGDEKAVREYLYKIATKKAFDMTGLIYGMGHAVYTISDPRAVIMRDKAKFLAEEKGMLDEYNLYLLIEKLAPDILYEIHSDEKRICTNVDFFSGFIYEMLNIPRELFTPIFAVSRIAGWSAHRIEEMIACGRIYRPAYQSVCEVRKFIPMEDRK; the protein is encoded by the coding sequence ATGGAGTTGCTTTTGAAAAAGAAAAATGCCGAATTGTTGAAAAAATTTTCCGTTCTGTCCGAAAAAAATTCTCCTATAAATCCCGATCTTTATGAAAAATACGACGTAAAAAGGGGCCTCCGTTATGCGAACGGAACCGGCGTGTGCGTAGGTCTTACACGCATAGGAGACGTAGTGGGATATGAGATCGTAAACGGAAAAAAAGTCGCAGTTCCCGGAAAACTCTTATACCGCGGATACGATGTGATCGACATTATTAAAGATGCTGAAAAACATAAACAGTTCGGCTATGCGCAGTGCGTGTATCTTTTACTCTTCGGCGAACTTCCGACTCAAAAGCAGCTTGACGAATTTAGCGGTCTTTTAGGTTCTATAAGAAATCTGCCGTCGAATTTTACCGAAGACATGATAATGAAGGCTCCGTCAAGCGACATAATGAATAAGATGGCGCGCGGAGTGCTCGCAAGCTATTCCTACGATCCCGATCCTGAAAACCGTTCGTTGGAAAACGTTTTACGCCAGTGCCTCGAACTCATATCGCGTTTTTCATCGCTTGCGGCCTATGCTTATCAGGCTAAGAGACGTTTTTATGACGGAAAAAGCATGTACATACATAACACAAAGGCCGGACTTTCCACTGCGGAAAATTTTCTGCGGCTCATAAGAAACGACAAGGAATACACTCCGCTTGAAGCCCATATGCTTGATCTTTCGCTCATAGTCCATGCGGAGCACGGCGGTGGCAATAATTCGAGTTTAACGGTACACGTAGTGTCTTCTACGGACACGGATACATATTCGGCCATTGCCGCCGCCGTGGGTTCTCTAAAAGGAAGACGCCACGGCGGAGCCAACATCCGCGTTATGGAAATGATGGACGATATTAAGGCGAACGTAAAAGATTGGGGCGATGAAAAAGCCGTCCGCGAATATCTTTATAAAATTGCGACAAAAAAAGCCTTTGACATGACCGGCTTGATCTACGGCATGGGGCACGCCGTGTACACAATAAGCGATCCGCGCGCCGTTATAATGCGCGACAAGGCGAAGTTTTTGGCGGAGGAAAAAGGAATGCTCGACGAGTATAATCTTTACCTACTTATCGAAAAGCTTGCGCCCGATATTCTTTATGAAATTCACAGCGACGAAAAACGGATCTGCACTAACGTTGATTTTTTCAGCGGTTTTATATACGAAATGTTGAATATTCCGAGGGAATTATTTACGCCGATTTTCGCCGTTTCCCGCATTGCAGGCTGGTCTGCGCATCGTATTGAAGAGATGATCGCCTGCGGAAGAATTTACCGTCCTGCGTATCAGAGCGTATGCGAAGTTAGAAAATTTATTCCTATGGAAGACCGCAAATAA
- a CDS encoding divergent polysaccharide deacetylase family protein, translating into MLDGCVVTAPLKTMAKKRSFLKKTKVKLSASKIILLTAIITAVCVAMLVFSVLFPTGAARFSKSAAGSRSEVSSAFEGPPSDAAPPEKNNGKPDMPPQSSRGPAASLSGDSKSDSVKPASKVLKNEADKLSHGTAPVPATNKSPGTPPVSAPNKSSGTQADSMSSKSQNTAVLASGRKDRAVADSVKEKEFDIPSAVGNPVLVFVFDDGGQNLSQLEKCLSIPFPITVAVLPSLVHSVESARRVRDSGHELILHQPMQALDLSVNPGPGAILPQMGTDDVMDIIFKNIAQIGPVAGFNNHEGSLIMENKILVVAVLEAAVQADVFFLDSRTTASSQASQAALELGVSIYSRDIFLDNIRTRENIIAELLKGLAIANKKGNCIMIGHVWAAELLPDILKELYPLLVKKGYRFSVVSKSGAER; encoded by the coding sequence ATGCTTGACGGCTGCGTCGTTACGGCGCCTCTAAAAACTATGGCAAAAAAAAGATCGTTTTTAAAAAAGACTAAGGTTAAATTGTCCGCTTCAAAGATAATACTCCTTACGGCGATAATAACGGCCGTCTGTGTCGCAATGCTGGTTTTCAGCGTCTTGTTTCCTACTGGGGCCGCAAGATTTTCCAAGTCCGCCGCCGGCAGCCGCTCTGAAGTTTCATCTGCGTTCGAAGGGCCGCCGTCCGACGCCGCGCCGCCTGAAAAAAACAATGGGAAACCCGACATGCCGCCCCAGTCTTCCCGCGGTCCTGCCGCTTCCTTATCCGGCGATTCCAAGTCAGACAGTGTAAAACCTGCATCGAAAGTTTTAAAAAATGAGGCGGATAAACTTTCTCACGGCACGGCGCCCGTACCCGCGACAAATAAGTCGCCCGGTACGCCGCCTGTTTCCGCACCGAACAAGTCTTCCGGCACACAGGCTGATTCTATGTCAAGTAAGTCTCAAAACACCGCCGTGCTCGCTTCCGGCCGTAAAGATCGCGCCGTCGCCGATTCGGTTAAAGAAAAAGAATTTGACATTCCTTCCGCCGTTGGGAATCCCGTTCTGGTTTTTGTATTTGACGACGGCGGACAAAACCTTTCTCAGCTTGAAAAATGTCTTTCGATTCCTTTTCCGATCACTGTTGCGGTTTTGCCTAGCCTCGTTCATTCCGTCGAAAGCGCTCGCCGCGTACGTGACTCAGGTCATGAACTGATCTTACATCAGCCTATGCAGGCCTTGGATCTTTCGGTAAATCCCGGGCCCGGCGCAATTCTTCCTCAAATGGGCACGGACGACGTTATGGACATAATTTTTAAAAACATCGCTCAGATCGGACCTGTGGCCGGTTTTAACAACCACGAAGGTTCTCTCATAATGGAAAATAAGATTTTGGTCGTCGCCGTCCTTGAAGCCGCTGTCCAAGCGGACGTGTTTTTTCTCGATTCCAGGACAACTGCTTCTTCTCAAGCATCTCAGGCTGCGCTTGAATTGGGCGTGAGCATTTACAGCCGTGATATTTTTTTGGATAATATACGCACCAGAGAAAATATTATCGCTGAGCTTTTGAAAGGTCTTGCGATTGCCAATAAAAAGGGTAATTGCATTATGATAGGTCACGTGTGGGCTGCCGAACTTCTTCCCGATATTTTAAAAGAATTATATCCCTTGCTTGTAAAAAAAGGGTACCGTTTTTCGGTTGTGTCGAAGTCCGGCGCCGAACGATGA
- a CDS encoding formate--tetrahydrofolate ligase, which translates to MLSDIEIAHKAKIKPITEIAKKIGIDESSLDLYGPYKAKISMAELIALQSKIGATGFASSFEAGGKACKTSQKDLASHAPTSSSGCGKLILVTAITPTPAGEGKSTVSIGLGDGLSRIGKRSVIAIREPSLGPCFGVKGGACGGGYAQIVPMEDINLHFTGDIHAITSANNLIAALIDNHIHQGNELRIDPATISWKRCMDLNDRSLRNIVIGLGGKVNGIPREDHFLISVASEIMAIICLSRSISELKTRLGNIVIGRNYDGKPVTFGQLKCVGAAAALLKDAVRPNLVQTLEGTPVFAHGGPFANIAHGCNSINATLCALTSSDYTVTEAGFGADLGAEKFFDIKCRIAGLKPSAAVIVATIRALKMHGGVDKSELSKPNTAALSCGFENLLTHIKNVEKYGVPSVVAINKFAADTEEEISLLKELCERNGVSAVLCESWEKGGAGAEDLARAVVKLCDEKSDFHCLYESCLPLENKIECIATRIYRAGKVDIAPSAAKKLKQFTEDGFGNLPVCIAKTQNSISHDPSLICAPKGFTFPIRDVQLCAGAGFVVALAGDIMTMPGLPKMPAALNIDVDDNGVISGLF; encoded by the coding sequence ATGCTGTCGGATATTGAAATTGCGCACAAGGCTAAAATAAAACCTATTACTGAAATTGCAAAAAAGATAGGTATCGATGAGTCTTCTTTGGATTTATACGGCCCTTACAAGGCAAAAATTTCTATGGCGGAACTGATCGCGCTCCAGTCTAAGATTGGCGCGACAGGTTTTGCTTCGTCTTTCGAAGCCGGCGGTAAAGCCTGTAAAACTTCACAAAAAGATCTTGCTTCGCACGCTCCTACGTCTTCTTCCGGATGCGGGAAACTCATTCTTGTGACGGCTATTACGCCTACCCCTGCCGGGGAAGGAAAATCCACGGTCTCTATAGGACTCGGCGACGGGCTTTCCAGAATCGGAAAGCGTTCCGTGATCGCCATTCGCGAACCTTCGCTGGGCCCGTGCTTCGGCGTAAAGGGCGGCGCGTGCGGCGGGGGATACGCTCAGATCGTGCCGATGGAAGATATAAACCTGCATTTTACAGGCGACATCCACGCTATAACTTCGGCGAATAATCTTATAGCCGCCTTGATCGACAATCACATTCATCAGGGAAATGAATTAAGGATAGATCCTGCAACGATTTCTTGGAAACGCTGTATGGACTTGAATGACCGCTCGCTGAGAAACATCGTTATAGGTTTGGGCGGAAAGGTAAACGGGATTCCGCGGGAAGATCATTTTTTAATTTCCGTAGCAAGCGAAATAATGGCAATAATCTGCCTTTCACGCAGCATCTCCGAACTCAAAACGCGGTTGGGCAATATAGTCATAGGACGCAATTATGACGGTAAACCCGTTACGTTCGGGCAGCTTAAGTGCGTAGGCGCCGCGGCGGCCTTGCTTAAAGACGCCGTCAGGCCGAACCTTGTGCAGACCCTTGAAGGAACTCCTGTTTTTGCACACGGCGGACCTTTTGCAAATATCGCGCACGGCTGCAACAGCATAAATGCAACGCTTTGCGCTCTTACTTCAAGCGATTATACGGTTACGGAAGCGGGATTCGGTGCCGACCTTGGCGCCGAAAAATTCTTTGACATAAAATGCAGGATCGCAGGCCTTAAACCCTCCGCCGCCGTAATAGTGGCAACGATACGTGCTCTTAAGATGCACGGCGGCGTCGATAAAAGCGAGCTTTCAAAACCCAATACGGCCGCTCTTTCTTGCGGATTTGAAAATCTTCTTACTCATATAAAAAATGTTGAAAAATACGGAGTTCCTTCCGTGGTCGCCATAAATAAATTTGCCGCCGACACGGAAGAAGAAATTTCTTTGCTTAAAGAACTGTGCGAAAGAAACGGCGTATCCGCAGTCCTGTGCGAAAGCTGGGAAAAAGGCGGCGCCGGAGCCGAAGATCTTGCTCGGGCGGTAGTCAAACTGTGCGACGAAAAATCTGATTTTCATTGTTTATACGAATCCTGCCTCCCCCTTGAGAACAAGATCGAATGCATAGCGACACGGATCTATCGTGCAGGGAAGGTAGACATCGCTCCTTCGGCCGCAAAAAAGTTAAAACAGTTTACGGAAGACGGTTTCGGAAATCTTCCCGTATGCATAGCCAAAACTCAGAATTCCATAAGCCACGACCCGTCTCTCATATGTGCGCCTAAAGGATTTACTTTTCCGATCAGAGACGTTCAGCTTTGCGCCGGCGCGGGGTTTGTAGTTGCTCTTGCGGGCGACATAATGACCATGCCGGGATTGCCTAAAATGCCCGCGGCTTTAAACATCGACGTCGACGACAACGGCGTAATATCCGGTTTATTTTAG
- the tsaD gene encoding tRNA (adenosine(37)-N6)-threonylcarbamoyltransferase complex transferase subunit TsaD — protein sequence MKILGIESSCDETAAAVVEDGQKILSNVVATQIPFHEVYNGVVPEIASRKHAEWILPVVRQALKEADLCLADIDAVAATNRPGLMGSLLVGLTFGKTLAWASGKPFIAVNHMLGHLYAAHLVQQIDYPYLGLLVSGGHTIICKVLNFDELEILGTTIDDSVGEAFDKVAKFYGLGYPGGVIIDKLAKNGSPEAAHFPVPKIDKGEHRYDVSFSGLKTAVIHQRDMFWNDSYEKTAENMCAAFQETACRTITSRLFRAVEDTGISTVVAGGGVAANSRLRALLAEKKELNCIFPPLKLCGDNGAMIAGVAYHFLKRGDRSGWNTTASARIPQFKRGLKR from the coding sequence ATGAAAATTTTAGGAATAGAATCGTCCTGTGACGAAACGGCGGCCGCCGTTGTCGAAGACGGGCAAAAAATACTGAGCAATGTGGTAGCTACGCAGATACCCTTCCATGAGGTTTATAACGGCGTTGTGCCCGAAATTGCGAGCCGTAAACACGCCGAGTGGATTCTTCCCGTGGTGCGGCAGGCCTTAAAAGAAGCCGACCTTTGCTTAGCGGATATTGACGCCGTTGCGGCGACGAATCGTCCCGGCCTTATGGGCTCCCTGCTCGTAGGACTTACCTTCGGAAAAACCCTTGCATGGGCGAGCGGCAAACCGTTTATCGCCGTAAATCACATGCTGGGGCACCTGTACGCGGCTCATCTTGTGCAGCAAATAGACTATCCGTATTTGGGACTTTTGGTTTCCGGCGGGCATACGATTATATGTAAGGTTTTAAATTTTGACGAACTTGAAATTCTCGGAACGACGATTGACGATTCCGTGGGCGAAGCATTCGACAAGGTGGCGAAATTTTACGGGCTTGGGTACCCCGGCGGCGTTATCATAGACAAACTTGCAAAAAACGGCTCTCCGGAGGCCGCGCATTTTCCCGTTCCTAAAATCGACAAGGGCGAACACCGCTACGATGTTTCCTTTAGCGGACTCAAGACCGCCGTAATTCACCAGCGCGATATGTTTTGGAACGATTCTTATGAAAAAACGGCGGAAAACATGTGTGCGGCTTTTCAAGAGACGGCCTGCAGAACAATAACGAGCCGCCTTTTCCGCGCTGTCGAAGACACGGGAATTTCTACCGTGGTCGCCGGCGGCGGCGTTGCCGCAAATTCGCGTTTGCGCGCTTTGCTTGCGGAAAAAAAAGAGCTGAACTGTATATTTCCGCCTTTGAAACTTTGCGGCGATAACGGCGCGATGATCGCAGGCGTTGCGTATCACTTTCTTAAACGTGGCGACAGGAGCGGTTGGAATACGACAGCCAGCGCCCGCATTCCTCAGTTTAAACGCGGACTAAAGCGGTAA
- a CDS encoding Fic family protein, translating to MNRKFPVIENVLATIHENYDYIFPTSNIIQQLHRDLYSYNKNGVGGKFKSSDNIIAETDNKDIQKVRFAPVPAYETEEAMRQMTENFLKAWSGNKTDKLLLIPLFILDFLCIHPFDDGNGRMSRLLTLLLFYRAGFIAGKYISIEMLIENSKETYYEALQDCSLGWHENTNSYEAFVRYYFGILIKAYNEFENRVEYLSSSKISKQERVKNLIQNTVGKINKREILEKCPDISKKTVERALADLVKQDLIEKVGASSATAYVWIQK from the coding sequence ATGAACAGGAAATTTCCGGTTATAGAGAATGTGCTTGCTACAATCCATGAAAATTATGATTATATTTTTCCTACATCAAATATTATTCAGCAGCTGCACAGAGATTTATATTCATACAACAAGAACGGAGTTGGAGGAAAATTTAAATCAAGTGACAATATAATTGCCGAAACGGATAATAAAGATATTCAAAAAGTCAGATTTGCACCGGTTCCCGCTTATGAGACGGAGGAAGCTATGCGTCAAATGACAGAAAATTTCTTAAAAGCCTGGAGCGGTAATAAAACGGATAAATTACTTTTAATTCCTCTGTTTATTCTGGATTTTTTATGTATTCATCCTTTTGACGACGGAAACGGACGAATGAGCAGACTGCTTACACTTCTTTTGTTTTATAGAGCGGGATTTATTGCGGGGAAATACATAAGTATCGAAATGCTCATTGAAAATTCTAAAGAAACATATTATGAAGCTTTACAGGATTGTTCTTTGGGCTGGCATGAAAATACCAATTCTTATGAAGCTTTTGTAAGATATTATTTTGGAATTTTAATAAAAGCTTACAATGAATTTGAAAATCGTGTCGAATATCTTTCTTCCTCTAAAATTTCAAAGCAGGAACGAGTAAAAAATCTTATTCAAAATACGGTTGGTAAAATAAATAAGAGGGAAATTCTCGAAAAATGTCCGGACATAAGTAAAAAGACCGTTGAGCGCGCTTTAGCGGATTTGGTAAAGCAGGATTTAATTGAAAAGGTCGGCGCAAGTTCTGCAACAGCTTACGTTTGGATTCAAAAATAG